The region AACGCTGTGGAGATTGCTGGACGTAGGCGTGCGCGGCGGACTCATGGTGCTGGCCGCGGCTCTGCTGGTGCGCTTTGCCGGCTTGAGCGATGCCGCCTCCCGCCACCGGGTGTGGACGGTGGCCCTGGCCGGAATGCTGCTGCTGGTCCCCTTGGGTCTGGGTCTGAGCAGCGGATGGCTGGTTTTGCCCCTGCCTCAGTGGCGAGCGGTTGAAGCGCCGCCGCTCGCGCCGCCGCAGGCCGTCCCCGTCGACTCGCCGGCCGGGCCGGACTTTACCCCGGCAGAACGCTCCGCCGAGGCGCCCCAGGTACTTGAGGAGCCTGCGCCTACCCGGCCCGCGGCGGGCGGCAGCGCCGAAACGCCCCGGCAGTCTCCCTGGCGGGGCGCGCCCGTTGTTTCCGACTGGTGGCCCGGCAGTGCCTCGCAGTGGATCTCCCTGGCTCTGGCTCTCTATCTGCTGGGAGCCGCGGTCCTGCTGGGACGCATCGTCCTGGGCCTGTGGCTTCGCCGTCGCCTGCTCAGGCGGGCCCAGCCGGTGGAGGACGTGGTCGCCCTGCGCCTGGCGTTGGGCCTGGCTCATGAGGCGGACATCGATCCACCCCGCCTGCAGCAGTCGGCTTCCACTTGCGTCCCTTTTGCTGTTCCCGGAGGCATCGTCCTGCCTCCACATTGGCGCAAGTGGAGCGAGTCTCAACTGCGCTCGGTACTGGCTCACGAGATAGCCCATCTGCGCCGCCGCGATCCTTACATCCATCTGGCGGCCTGGCTCAACCGGGCGTTCTACTGGTTCAATCCGGCCGCTGTCTGGGTGGCGCGCCGTTTGGCCGAGCAGGCTGAGGAGGCTTGCGATGCGCTGGCCTTGCGCTGGACGGGGCAATCCCGCCGCCGCTATGCCCAGCATCTGATCAATGTCGCCGCTCCGCTGGGAATCCGTTCCAACCGTCTCTTAATCGGAGGTATCCCCATGGCTCGAAAGCCGCACGTCCGCCGTCGCATAGAAGCTTTGTTTCAGTCCGCTCAGAGATCGGCCCACTCGTCGGACCGCCCCGCTTTGGGGTGGACTGTGCTGACCGCCCTGTTTTGCCTGCTGGTGGTTTCGGGTTTCCGCCTGGCCGCCTTGCCGGCCTCGCCCCAGGCGCAGTCCTCTTCTGAGGCCAGTCAGTTCCACATGCCGGTCCCAATGCCTCAGCCCACTCCCCAGCCGACTCCGCGTCCTCAGCCCATGCCTCACTTCAGCGGAAGCTATTCGTTTGAAGTGGGCAAGGCTGCAGCGCCCAAGGCCCATGCCCATGTTCACGTCAATCCCCAGGTCGACGTTAACGTCAAGCTCAGCGGCGGGTCCCATAACCACAACCGCTGGGTCGGCGCTCGCCCCAACGATCCGGCTTTCCGCAGCCGTTTGCTGCGCGAACTGTCGAGTCCTGACGCAGTCAGCCGCGCGGACGCGGCCTGGAACTCGCGCCGCCTGGAACCCTCCCCCGACTTGATCGTCGCGCTTATCGGTGTCTTGGGCGATGATCGCCCGGTGCGCTCCCTGCCCAGCCAGGAGGGCGATTGGGATTGGGAGACGACTCCTGCGGCTCAGGCCGCCTTTGCCCTCGGTTCTTACGGGGAGGAGGCGGTGGACGCCCTCCTGGCCGTGACCTCGGACCCCTCTGACGCGGTCCGCGACCACGCTCTGTCGGCCCTGGCATTGACCGAGTCGGAGAGGGCCCGCCAGCCGCTCCTTAGGGGATTGAGCGACTCGTCCTGGCGAGTCCGCCGCAGCGCCGCCTGGGGATTGGGATCGATGGAAGACCGCTCGGCCACGCCGGCTTTGAGCGAAACCTTGCTGGACGCTCATCCTCAGGTGCGCAGGATCGCCGCCTGGTCTCTGGGAATCCTGGAAGACCCGGACGCGGTCGGGCCCCTGGCCCAGTCCCTGCTGGACGACCAGGACGCCGGAGTGCGTGAGATGGCGGCCTGGTCGCTGGGCGTCGGCGAATCCGTAGACGCCGTCGAAGCGCTCTCGCAGGCCGTCTACCAGGATTCCCACTCCGAGGTGCGCGAGGTGGCCGTTTGGTCGCTGGGCACTATCGAGTCGAGCGCCTCGGTAAACGGCCTGCAGGCCGCACTGCAGGACAGCCACGAAGGCGTCCGCGACATGGCGGTTTGGGCCCTGGGATTGAGCCGGGGACCTGAGGCCGCTCTGGCCCTCCAATCGGTCATGCAAGATCCATCGCCCAAGGTGCGCGAGCGGGCCGCGTGGGCCATGGGCATACTCGAGCGTCCCGAGAGCATTCCCGGACTCACCGTCGCCTTAAGCGACGAAAACCCCGACGTGCGGGAAATGGCCGCTTGGGCCTTGGGGCTGGTTGAAGGAAGGGAATCGGTCCCGGCCTTGAACTCCGCGCTGGCCGACCCCGAGCCGCAGGTGCGGGAAACCGTGGCCTGGGCTTTGGGAATCATTTCCGACCGCAATGCCGTGCCCTCCCTCATCACGGCCTTGCAGGACGGCGACGGCGAGGTGCGGGCCACGGCCGCCTGGGCGCTGGGAATGATCGGCGACGCTCGAGCCGAGAACGAACTGCGGCGCCTGGAGCAGGCTTCCGACGAGCCGGGCCAAGTGCGCGACACGGCCGCATGGGCCCTGCGAATGGTTCGTTAAGCCGCACTTGCGGAACATTCCTCCAAGGAACTGCGCAGCCGGCCTCCTCCAGGCGCCGGCTGCGTTTTTCTTTTCAGCTTCCTGTCTCCCCTCGGCAGCCCTCCTGCCATGTGGTAACGTGGGATTCACCACGGTATTCGTTCCCCCCCTGAGAATCCGGAGAGAGGAAAAGACCATGTCAGCAAACAGCCGCATTTGCACCTTGATACTCGTGGCCTGCCTGAGCCTGCCCCTGATGGCCGCAAATCCCGATCAGAACCAGGCCCCCTATCTGCTCCAGCAGCCGACCTTGAGCCGCACCCATATCGTCTTCGTATTCGCCGACGACTTGTGGATCGTGGAAAGGCAGGGGGGCGATGCCCAGCGTCTGACCGCCGGAGAGGGGGAGGAGGCTGAACCTTACTTCTCGCCCGATGGGCGCCGGGTGGCGTTCACGGGAAACTACGACGGCAACACCGACGTCTTCGTGGTGCCCGCCGAGGGTGGAATTCCCAAACGTCTGACTTTCCATCCAGGCAGTGACACGGTTCGCGGCTGGACGCCCGACGGGGACGCGGTGCTCTTCACCTCCACGAGAAACGGCATCCATCCCCGTCAGGGACGGCTTTTCACCATCTCCGCCGCTGGAGGCATGCCCCGGCAGGTCCCTTTGCCTACGGCCTTTTTCGGAGCCTTTTCTCCCGATGGCGGACGCATGGCTTACGATCCTCGCGCCGGAGCCTATCAGACCTGGAAGCGCTACCGGGGCGGCAGGACCTCCACCATCTGGGTGGCCGATCTGAGCGATTCCTCGGTCAGCGAGATCCCCAGGGAAGACTGGAACGACTTCCATCCCATGTGGCTGGGCGACAAGATCTACTTCCTCTCCGACCGCGACGGATACGTCACGCTCTATTCCTACCATCCCTCTTCCGAGAAGACTGAACGCTGTTTCGAACACCGCGGATTCGATCTCAAGTGGGCTTCGGCGGGACCCGACGCCATCGTCTTCGAGCAGTTCGGCTCGGTGGGGATCTATGATCCGTCCGATGGAAGCGTGAGCGAGGTTCCCATTACCGTGCGCGGCGATCTGCCTTCGGTGCGGCCC is a window of Acidobacteriota bacterium DNA encoding:
- a CDS encoding M56 family metallopeptidase is translated as MSLMDSWMTPETLWRLLDVGVRGGLMVLAAALLVRFAGLSDAASRHRVWTVALAGMLLLVPLGLGLSSGWLVLPLPQWRAVEAPPLAPPQAVPVDSPAGPDFTPAERSAEAPQVLEEPAPTRPAAGGSAETPRQSPWRGAPVVSDWWPGSASQWISLALALYLLGAAVLLGRIVLGLWLRRRLLRRAQPVEDVVALRLALGLAHEADIDPPRLQQSASTCVPFAVPGGIVLPPHWRKWSESQLRSVLAHEIAHLRRRDPYIHLAAWLNRAFYWFNPAAVWVARRLAEQAEEACDALALRWTGQSRRRYAQHLINVAAPLGIRSNRLLIGGIPMARKPHVRRRIEALFQSAQRSAHSSDRPALGWTVLTALFCLLVVSGFRLAALPASPQAQSSSEASQFHMPVPMPQPTPQPTPRPQPMPHFSGSYSFEVGKAAAPKAHAHVHVNPQVDVNVKLSGGSHNHNRWVGARPNDPAFRSRLLRELSSPDAVSRADAAWNSRRLEPSPDLIVALIGVLGDDRPVRSLPSQEGDWDWETTPAAQAAFALGSYGEEAVDALLAVTSDPSDAVRDHALSALALTESERARQPLLRGLSDSSWRVRRSAAWGLGSMEDRSATPALSETLLDAHPQVRRIAAWSLGILEDPDAVGPLAQSLLDDQDAGVREMAAWSLGVGESVDAVEALSQAVYQDSHSEVREVAVWSLGTIESSASVNGLQAALQDSHEGVRDMAVWALGLSRGPEAALALQSVMQDPSPKVRERAAWAMGILERPESIPGLTVALSDENPDVREMAAWALGLVEGRESVPALNSALADPEPQVRETVAWALGIISDRNAVPSLITALQDGDGEVRATAAWALGMIGDARAENELRRLEQASDEPGQVRDTAAWALRMVR